Proteins encoded by one window of Conger conger chromosome 1, fConCon1.1, whole genome shotgun sequence:
- the LOC133122791 gene encoding membrane-spanning 4-domains subfamily A member 15-like isoform X1 — MTVINFPGKGGSCDPHSYLLRSLNGKKLTPYISGLALTKHTVCVGTEIRGGSGCPLPLKYVEVVSWTNQQPAVFSDTPACNMASSSNSGFVVLTHVYPQQSGAAAPAVCTTQHVTSVMGKFLKGDPKALGTVQIMIGVMEVLFGIVLAINAESLAVYSGIVFWGALMFISSGALSVAASNKPNNCLVRAALVMNILCTIAAAIAIILLSLDYVFDMGYYGCYDSENTYGSCEEYRRWFKNMSNGTRGVLMVFSVLEFIISICVSAFACRAVCHSSSPQVIYMAPASGQVTSENPLMSTPCAYETAVLAQGVMDSVKTEQPPKYEDVQP, encoded by the exons ATGACAGTGATCAACTTTCCTGGAAAAGGAGGGTCTTGCGATCCCCACTCTTATTTACTGCGTAGTTTGAACGGTAAGAAGCTCACTCCATACATTTCTGGGCTCGCTTTAACG aaacacacagtgtgtgtgggaaCAGAGATAAGGGGAGGAAGTGGCTGTCCGCTGCCACTTAAATATGTGGAAGTAGTCTCCTggaccaatcagcagccagcagTCTTTTCAG ACACCCCTGCTTGTAATATGGCCAGCTCATCAAACAGTGGGTTTGTGGTGCTCACCCATGTGTACCCTCAGCAAAGTGGAGCTGCTGCTCCAGCTGTCTGCACTACCCAACATGTTACTTCTGTGATGGGAAAGTTTCTGAAAGGAGATCCTAAGGCACTGGGG ACAGTGCAGATAATGATCGGAGTAATGGAGGTATTATTTGGCATCGTACTGGCCATCAATGCTGAGAGCCTTGCTGTTTACTCCGGGATTGTTTTCTGGGGAGCACTTATG TTCATTTCCTCAGGAGCTCTGAGTGTTGCAGCTAGCAACAAACCCAACAATTGCCTG GTGAGAGCAGCACTTGTAATGAACATCCTCTGCACCATCGCTGCCGCCATTGCTAtaatccttctctctctggacTATGTTTTTGATATGGGATACTATGGCTGCTATGATTCTGAAAACACATACGGCTCTTGTGAAGAGTATCGAAGATGGTTTAAG AACATGTCAAATGGGACTCGTGGAGTGCTGATGGTGTTCTCGGTCCTGGAGTTCATCATCTCCATCTGTGTGTCAGCATTTGCCTGCAGAGCAGTGTGCCACAGCTCCTCACCG caAGTGATATATATGGCACCCGCAAGCGGTCAAGTCACATCAGAAAATCCTCTCATGTCAACACCATGTGCCTATGAG ACGGCAGTTTTGGCCCAAGGTGTGATGGACAGTGTGAAAACTGAGCAGCCTCCTAAATATGAAGATGTTCAACCTTGA
- the LOC133122791 gene encoding membrane-spanning 4-domains subfamily A member 4D-like isoform X2 — translation MTVINFPGKGGSCDPHSYLLRSLNGKKLTPYISGLALTKHTVCVGTEIRGGSGCPLPLKYVEVVSWTNQQPAVFSDTPACNMASSSNSGFVVLTHVYPQQSGAAAPAVCTTQHVTSVMGKFLKGDPKALGTVQIMIGVMEVLFGIVLAINAESLAVYSGIVFWGALMFISSGALSVAASNKPNNCLVRAALVMNILCTIAAAIAIILLSLDYVFDMGYYGCYDSENTYGSCEEYRRWFKNMSNGTRGVLMVFSVLEFIISICVSAFACRAVCHSSSPQVIYMAPASGQVTSENPLMSTPCAYETAVLGQGVMDSVKTEQPPKYEEVQP, via the exons ATGACAGTGATCAACTTTCCTGGAAAAGGAGGGTCTTGCGATCCCCACTCTTATTTACTGCGTAGTTTGAACGGTAAGAAGCTCACTCCATACATTTCTGGGCTCGCTTTAACG aaacacacagtgtgtgtgggaaCAGAGATAAGGGGAGGAAGTGGCTGTCCGCTGCCACTTAAATATGTGGAAGTAGTCTCCTggaccaatcagcagccagcagTCTTTTCAG ACACCCCTGCTTGTAATATGGCCAGCTCATCAAACAGTGGGTTTGTGGTGCTCACCCATGTGTACCCTCAGCAAAGTGGAGCTGCTGCTCCAGCTGTCTGCACTACCCAACATGTTACTTCTGTGATGGGAAAGTTTCTGAAAGGAGATCCTAAGGCACTGGGG ACAGTGCAGATAATGATCGGAGTAATGGAGGTATTATTTGGCATCGTACTGGCCATCAATGCTGAGAGCCTTGCTGTTTACTCCGGGATTGTTTTCTGGGGAGCACTTATG TTCATTTCCTCAGGAGCTCTGAGTGTTGCAGCTAGCAACAAACCCAACAATTGCCTG GTGAGAGCAGCACTTGTAATGAACATCCTCTGCACCATCGCTGCCGCCATTGCTAtaatccttctctctctggacTATGTTTTTGATATGGGATACTATGGCTGCTATGATTCTGAAAACACATACGGCTCTTGTGAAGAGTATCGAAGATGGTTTAAG AACATGTCAAATGGGACTCGTGGAGTGCTGATGGTGTTCTCGGTCCTGGAGTTCATCATCTCCATCTGTGTGTCAGCATTTGCCTGCAGAGCAGTGTGCCACAGCTCCTCACCG caAGTGATATATATGGCACCCGCAAGCGGTCAAGTCACATCAGAAAATCCTCTCATGTCAACACCATGTGCCTATGAG ACGGCAGTTTTGGGCCAAGGTGTGATGGACAGCGTGAAAACTGAGCAGCCTCCTAAATATGAAGAAGTTCAACCTTGA
- the LOC133122791 gene encoding membrane-spanning 4-domains subfamily A member 15-like isoform X4, with protein sequence MASSSNSGFVVLTHVYPQQSGAAAPAVCTTQHVTSVMGKFLKGDPKALGTVQIMIGVMEVLFGIVLAINAESLAVYSGIVFWGALMFISSGALSVAASNKPNNCLVRAALVMNILCTIAAAIAIILLSLDYVFDMGYYGCYDSENTYGSCEEYRRWFKNMSNGTRGVLMVFSVLEFIISICVSAFACRAVCHSSSPQVIYMAPASGQVTSENPLMSTPCAYETAVLAQGVMDSVKTEQPPKYEDVQP encoded by the exons ATGGCCAGCTCATCAAACAGTGGGTTTGTGGTGCTCACCCATGTGTACCCTCAGCAAAGTGGAGCTGCTGCTCCAGCTGTCTGCACTACCCAACATGTTACTTCTGTGATGGGAAAGTTTCTGAAAGGAGATCCTAAGGCACTGGGG ACAGTGCAGATAATGATCGGAGTAATGGAGGTATTATTTGGCATCGTACTGGCCATCAATGCTGAGAGCCTTGCTGTTTACTCCGGGATTGTTTTCTGGGGAGCACTTATG TTCATTTCCTCAGGAGCTCTGAGTGTTGCAGCTAGCAACAAACCCAACAATTGCCTG GTGAGAGCAGCACTTGTAATGAACATCCTCTGCACCATCGCTGCCGCCATTGCTAtaatccttctctctctggacTATGTTTTTGATATGGGATACTATGGCTGCTATGATTCTGAAAACACATACGGCTCTTGTGAAGAGTATCGAAGATGGTTTAAG AACATGTCAAATGGGACTCGTGGAGTGCTGATGGTGTTCTCGGTCCTGGAGTTCATCATCTCCATCTGTGTGTCAGCATTTGCCTGCAGAGCAGTGTGCCACAGCTCCTCACCG caAGTGATATATATGGCACCCGCAAGCGGTCAAGTCACATCAGAAAATCCTCTCATGTCAACACCATGTGCCTATGAG ACGGCAGTTTTGGCCCAAGGTGTGATGGACAGTGTGAAAACTGAGCAGCCTCCTAAATATGAAGATGTTCAACCTTGA
- the LOC133122791 gene encoding membrane-spanning 4-domains subfamily A member 15-like isoform X3: protein MTPCFPDTPACNMASSSNSGFVVLTHVYPQQSGAAAPAVCTTQNVTSVMGKFLKRDPKALGTVQIMIGVIEILFGIVLAINADSLAVYSGNVFWGALMFISSGALSVAASNKPNNCLVRAALVMNILSTIAAAIAIILLSLDYALEIRYSCYNSENTYGSCERYRRWFKNMSNGTRGVLIVFSVLEFIISICLSAFACRAVCHSSSPQVIYMAPASGQVTSETPLMSTPCAYETAVLGQGVMDSVKTEQPPKYEEVQP, encoded by the exons ATGACTCCTTGTTTTCCAG ACACCCCTGCTTGTAATATGGCCAGCTCATCAAACAGTGGGTTTGTGGTGCTCACCCACGTGTACCCTCAGCAAAGTGGAGCTGCTGCACCGGCTGTCTGCACTACCCAAAATGTTACGTCTGTGATGGGAAAGTTTCTGAAACGGGATCCGAAGGCACTTGGG ACAGTGCAGATAATGATCGGGGTAATTGAGATATTATTTGGCATCGTACTGGCCATCAATGCTGACAGCCTTGCTGTTTACTCCGGGAATGTTTTCTGGGGAGCACTTATG TTCATTTCCTCAGGAGCTCTGAGTGTTGCAGCTAGCAACAAACCTAACAATTGCCTG GTGAGAGCAGCACTTGTAATGAACATCCTCAGCACCATCGCTGCCGCCATTGCTAtaatccttctctctctggacTATGCTCTTGAAATTAGATACAGCTGCTATAATTCTGAAAACACATACGGCTCTTGTGAACGGTATCGAAGATGGTTTAAG AACATGTCAAATGGGACTCGTGGAGTGCTGATCGTGTTCTCGGTCCTGGAGTTCATCATCTCCATCTGTTTGTCAGCATTTGCCTGCAGAGCAGTGTGCCACAGCTCCTCACCG CAAGTGATATATATGGCACCCGCAAGCGGTCAAGTCACATCAGAAACTCCTCTCATGTCAACACCATGTGCCTATGAG ACGGCAGTTTTGGGCCAAGGTGTGATGGACAGCGTGAAAACTGAGCAGCCTCCTAAATATGAAGAAGTTCAACCTTGA
- the LOC133122791 gene encoding membrane-spanning 4-domains subfamily A member 15-like isoform X5, which produces MASSSNSGFVVLTHVYPQQSGAAAPAVCTTQNVTSVMGKFLKRDPKALGTVQIMIGVIEILFGIVLAINADSLAVYSGNVFWGALMFISSGALSVAASNKPNNCLVRAALVMNILSTIAAAIAIILLSLDYALEIRYSCYNSENTYGSCERYRRWFKNMSNGTRGVLIVFSVLEFIISICLSAFACRAVCHSSSPQVIYMAPASGQVTSETPLMSTPCAYETAVLGQGVMDSVKTEQPPKYEEVQP; this is translated from the exons ATGGCCAGCTCATCAAACAGTGGGTTTGTGGTGCTCACCCACGTGTACCCTCAGCAAAGTGGAGCTGCTGCACCGGCTGTCTGCACTACCCAAAATGTTACGTCTGTGATGGGAAAGTTTCTGAAACGGGATCCGAAGGCACTTGGG ACAGTGCAGATAATGATCGGGGTAATTGAGATATTATTTGGCATCGTACTGGCCATCAATGCTGACAGCCTTGCTGTTTACTCCGGGAATGTTTTCTGGGGAGCACTTATG TTCATTTCCTCAGGAGCTCTGAGTGTTGCAGCTAGCAACAAACCTAACAATTGCCTG GTGAGAGCAGCACTTGTAATGAACATCCTCAGCACCATCGCTGCCGCCATTGCTAtaatccttctctctctggacTATGCTCTTGAAATTAGATACAGCTGCTATAATTCTGAAAACACATACGGCTCTTGTGAACGGTATCGAAGATGGTTTAAG AACATGTCAAATGGGACTCGTGGAGTGCTGATCGTGTTCTCGGTCCTGGAGTTCATCATCTCCATCTGTTTGTCAGCATTTGCCTGCAGAGCAGTGTGCCACAGCTCCTCACCG CAAGTGATATATATGGCACCCGCAAGCGGTCAAGTCACATCAGAAACTCCTCTCATGTCAACACCATGTGCCTATGAG ACGGCAGTTTTGGGCCAAGGTGTGATGGACAGCGTGAAAACTGAGCAGCCTCCTAAATATGAAGAAGTTCAACCTTGA